Proteins found in one Irregularibacter muris genomic segment:
- the proC gene encoding pyrroline-5-carboxylate reductase yields the protein MERIIGFIGCGNMARAIIQGMTKSKTVSPKNIIASDRVQGSLDFVSKECGIDITANNKEVAQKADILFLAVKPDGYQRVIEEIKDRVKKEVIVVTIAAGQSIESVEKNFGRKVKVIRTMPNTPAFVGEAMTSVCTNEKVTEKEKKEVLRLLQSFGKTEWVEEKLMDVVTGTTGSSPAYVFMMIEAMADGAVLRGMPRDKAYKLAAQTLLGSAKMVLETGKHPGELKDMVCSPGGTTIEAVAALEENGFRHAVMKAVVAATDKSSSLA from the coding sequence ATGGAAAGAATTATTGGCTTTATAGGATGTGGAAATATGGCAAGGGCAATCATCCAAGGGATGACAAAATCAAAGACGGTTTCCCCCAAAAATATTATTGCCTCCGATAGGGTGCAGGGAAGTTTGGATTTTGTATCTAAAGAGTGTGGAATAGACATCACTGCCAATAATAAGGAGGTAGCCCAAAAAGCAGATATCTTATTTCTGGCTGTAAAACCTGATGGATATCAAAGGGTCATAGAGGAAATCAAAGATAGGGTAAAAAAAGAAGTTATTGTCGTGACCATTGCAGCAGGCCAGAGTATAGAAAGTGTAGAAAAAAACTTTGGCAGAAAAGTCAAAGTCATCAGAACTATGCCCAATACTCCAGCTTTCGTGGGAGAAGCTATGACCAGCGTGTGTACCAATGAGAAGGTAACAGAGAAAGAAAAGAAAGAGGTTTTGAGACTCCTTCAAAGCTTTGGGAAAACAGAATGGGTAGAAGAAAAATTAATGGATGTGGTCACCGGAACCACAGGTTCTTCCCCCGCCTATGTCTTTATGATGATTGAAGCTATGGCTGATGGGGCAGTCCTTCGGGGCATGCCTAGGGATAAGGCTTATAAATTAGCAGCCCAAACCCTTTTGGGTTCTGCGAAGATGGTTTTAGAAACCGGAAAACATCCCGGAGAATTAAAGGATATGGTATGTTCCCCAGGAGGAACCACTATAGAAGCCGTAGCAGCCCTAGAGGAAAATGGTTTTAGACATGCTGTAATGAAGGCTGTTGTGGCGGCTACAGATAAATCCAGTAGTCTAGCC